From the Lepus europaeus isolate LE1 chromosome 14, mLepTim1.pri, whole genome shotgun sequence genome, the window CATCACCCCACCCTTTGTGCGCCCATGGCCGCAGCCCAGTGCCCACATCTCCCTTCTTTCCTGCCTGGCATCCTGTCTCCCCGCAGGGAGCCCCCTACCCTCCCACAGTCCCTCCCCACTCAAGTGAGTGCCCCCACCAGAAGGAAAGGCCCTTCCTTGCTGTGACTTATTGTCACAGCCTCCTGCGCCCTCTCTGAAgggggagacctggtttgagctctgtccctgtcactcacctcTTCTCTCCAATTTCCCCATCGCCCAACTGGGGTAGACCAGATGGTCCTTCCAGCCAGCCTGTTCTATGATTGCTGAGTCTCCCCCAGCACCCTCATTTCCATGTTAACATGAACACAAGTGTGTCGGAGCGTGTGCAAACCACACAGAGATGCCTTCGCCAAAACGTGGCAAAAATACACCAATGTCTTTGCAAGGAGGCAAGACACAGCAAGATGGCTCTCTGCGTAAGAACACGGGACAAGCAGGCAGCCTCGTAGATTCAGCTCTGTGGGGTAAGGATGGGGACTTGCGGCTGCGGCCTCTCTGTGAAGGCTGGTGTCCCTCTGGGGCACGCGCTGAGTGATGCAGGGGACCGGCCTGGCTGAGGAGTGGTCAGGGGCAGGCGCTGGGACACAGGTCCTGTTCCCAGCCCTGTTCCTGGTCACCGTAGTGGACTGGCCTTTGGCAGCTCCACAGTTGGAGCCGTCTTTTGCTTCCCAACCCAGGGAGACCGCCTACTGGTGGCCCAAGGGGGCTCCACCTCACAAGAAGCCCCTCCGTGTGGGAGCAGCCTGGGGTCCTAGTCCCTCACATCGTGCTCAGAGCCCAGGGGCCGGGCAGGCTCCTCATGGGACTCTGGGTCAGGCAGACTGGGTCTGGAGTGGGCTCTGCCCCACTAGCCCAGGGACCTTGCCGAGTCGCTTAACCTGCCTGAATTTCAAGTTCCTCACCTGCAAATTGGCGCTGATAGTAATGATAGCGATCCGAACGAATTCTCGAAGGATTAAGTGGGGGAATTTCTTGAATATTAGCAGTGGTCTATACCTGGGAGTGGACCACGGTGCGGGGGGCAGGACGGCAGACAAGAGCCCTGTCTTGCATGTGGCTGGCAGGTCAGTGACCGTGGGTCCCCACAGGCCTCCCAGGCCACCTGCTCATGCCCCCCGGCGGACACAGATGACCCAGAGGCCTGTCAGGTCCTCcctctgggctgggggtgggcaggagtcACAAGGCAGCACCAGGAGGAAATGGGGGGAGGCAGCTTGGAGCAAAACTTGGGACGTTTCTGGCGCTGTCGGCAAGGAGGAGAGAGGCGAGTGTTTTTGCCAGGGGCTGCAGGCCGATCCGCTGCTGGCCGGGGCTTCCCGGCAGGGCTCCCACAAAGGACACTGGGACGCTGAGCTCATAAGGGGGGAACTGTgtggctccctcccctccccccggcagAGGAGGAAGCGTCTGGCCaggcggggcctgggggcctgggcgtGCAGCCCCCAGTGTGCTGGGACATTACTTGAGGGCTCCAGAGGGGGCGGGCACTCCCCCACACCCCCGGCCCCATGCTCTTTGGCACTTCTGTCCCTGCTACCCTGGCTTCTTCCTCTGGCTCATAGGGAGACGTTCCTGTAGGGGTGGGGCTGCTCAGGACAGGGCGGGTGCGAGGGTGTTAGAGCCCTGTTCCCAAGACCACCCACCCGGTCAATGCCCACGGTGAGGGGCTGAGGGGCAAGGAATGGCTATCCCACGACTAGGTCTTGGTTCTTCCTTTGAGAGGAACTCCCAGGCCCTTCGTGGGGTCTCAGGGTCTTGGGAGGCAGCGAGTTGGTCAGCGGTGGCCAGGGGCTGCGTGTGCCATCCTCATCTCTGCcattcagtttcctcctctgtgggACGGCTGAGCAAGGGTTTGTGCACGAAAGGCGCCCTATGCTCCCATGCCCACCCCTCGGAGCCCAGggctcttccccccacccccgtgcatGCGCGCCTTGACCAGgggcctctcccccgcccccacgtCCTCGCCCGCAGGTGTCCTGTCTGGGAGTCACCACCTTCAGCCTGTGTGCCCTGGGCATCGACCGCTTCCACGTGGCCACCAGCACCCTGCCTAAGGTGAGGCCCATCGAGCGCTGTCAGTCGATCCTGGCCAAGCTGGCCGTCATCTGGGTGGGCTCCATGACACTGGCCGTGCCCGAGCTCCTGCTGTGGCAGCTGGCACAGgagccctcccctgcctgggGCTCCGAGGACTCGTGTGTGATGAAGCCCTCTGCCAGCCTGCCCGAGTCCCTGTACTCGCTGGTGATGACCTACCAGAACGCCCGCATGTGGTGGTACTTTGGCTGCTACTTCTGCCTGCCCATCCTCTTCACCGTCACCTGCCAGCTGGTGACGTGGCGGGTGCGGGGCCCGCCGGGACGCAAGCACGAGCAGTGTGAGAGCCAGCTCAACCGCACCGTGGTGGGCCTGACCGTGGTCTACGCCTTCTGCGCGCTGCCGGAGAACGTGTGCAACGTGACGGTGGCCTACCTCTCCCCGGAGCTCAGCCGCCAGACGCTGGGCCTGCTGGGCCTGGTCACCCAGTTCTCCATCTTCTTCAAGGGCGCCATCACGCCCGTACTCCTGCTGTGCATCTGTAGGCCGCTGGGCCAGGCCTTCCtggactgctgctgctgctgctgctgtgaccAGTGTGCGGGCGCCTCCGAGGCCTCGGCGCCCAGCGGCGGCTCGGACAAGCTCAAGGCCGAGGCGTCCTCCTCCCTCTACTTCCACGAGCCCAGGGAGTCGCCCCCGCTCCTGCCCCTGGGTACCCCGTGCTGAGGCCAGGCCCCCGGAGGAGCGGGATCAGGTGGGGGGCATGGGGGAGGCGATGCTTCTTCCC encodes:
- the GPR37L1 gene encoding G-protein coupled receptor 37-like 1; the encoded protein is MRWLWPLAVSLAAASATGLYGVLGRSRAEEAQEQQGRARRGTEDEKAKGVQHYVPEEWAEYPRPIRPAGLQPTEPLVATSPLPDKDRGTPGSGQQLRANLTGSPGQRLRIQNPLYPVTESSYSAYAVMLLALVVFAVGIVGNLSVMCIVWHSYYLKSAWNSILASLALWDFLVLFFCLPVVVFNEVTKQRLLGDISCRAVPFVEVSCLGVTTFSLCALGIDRFHVATSTLPKVRPIERCQSILAKLAVIWVGSMTLAVPELLLWQLAQEPSPAWGSEDSCVMKPSASLPESLYSLVMTYQNARMWWYFGCYFCLPILFTVTCQLVTWRVRGPPGRKHEQCESQLNRTVVGLTVVYAFCALPENVCNVTVAYLSPELSRQTLGLLGLVTQFSIFFKGAITPVLLLCICRPLGQAFLDCCCCCCCDQCAGASEASAPSGGSDKLKAEASSSLYFHEPRESPPLLPLGTPC